Proteins from a genomic interval of Clostridium sp. AN503:
- a CDS encoding acyltransferase family protein, whose product MEASGRARRTEIDVAKGFALFLVIFGHIVTMHHTLFRWIFAFHMPAFFFLSGMTFRPEKYPDYGTYIKDKGKRLLIPYFAITFGAMFICMLRPDYRLPILADGWRHQLKWIFYYTQPQNLYVGQIWFLVALFVADLIALFWIRVFDRRPLLFRCYSLLLLAVAAVHIRRIFPYLPIGERLPWKIDSALSASVFVIAGYYFNRYDMLKRLKPAALFLIPVCTWLSFWFGPQLSSYVNICDCSYSQTPYYYAAAFSGIMALLFGAQLCQNFRFWQFVGRYSMPLFAGQTFAIYFLVELYAKVTGITLIPLETMPGNLASLALAIATLALMLAFVYSWHLWKGHKWQQSK is encoded by the coding sequence ATGGAAGCCTCCGGCAGAGCACGAAGAACAGAGATTGACGTGGCAAAAGGATTTGCGCTGTTTTTAGTTATATTCGGACATATTGTAACCATGCACCACACCTTATTCAGGTGGATCTTTGCGTTCCATATGCCCGCTTTTTTCTTTCTTTCCGGTATGACCTTCCGGCCGGAAAAATACCCGGACTATGGGACCTATATAAAAGACAAGGGGAAAAGGCTTCTGATCCCCTATTTTGCCATCACCTTCGGGGCCATGTTCATCTGCATGCTCCGCCCGGATTACCGGCTGCCCATACTGGCGGACGGCTGGCGGCATCAGCTCAAATGGATCTTTTACTATACCCAGCCCCAGAATCTGTACGTGGGACAGATCTGGTTTCTGGTGGCGCTTTTTGTGGCGGACTTGATCGCCCTTTTCTGGATCCGCGTATTTGACCGCAGACCGCTCCTTTTCAGGTGCTACAGCCTGCTTCTTCTGGCAGTGGCCGCCGTACATATCCGCCGGATCTTCCCTTACCTTCCCATCGGCGAGCGGCTGCCCTGGAAGATCGACAGCGCCCTTAGCGCCTCCGTCTTCGTCATCGCCGGGTATTATTTTAACCGCTATGATATGCTAAAAAGGCTGAAGCCCGCGGCCTTGTTCCTGATCCCGGTATGCACCTGGCTCAGCTTCTGGTTCGGGCCGCAGCTCAGTTCCTACGTGAATATCTGCGACTGCTCCTACAGCCAGACGCCTTACTACTATGCCGCTGCATTTTCCGGCATTATGGCTTTATTGTTCGGCGCCCAGCTCTGCCAAAACTTCCGGTTCTGGCAGTTTGTGGGCCGCTATTCCATGCCCCTCTTTGCAGGCCAGACCTTTGCCATCTACTTCCTTGTGGAATTGTATGCCAAAGTTACCGGGATCACTCTCATCCCGCTGGAGACCATGCCGGGTAACCTGGCAAGCCTGGCCCTGGCGATCGCAACTCTTGCCCTGATGCTGGCTTTTGTCTATTCCTGGCATCTTTGGAAGGGACATAAATGGCAGCAGTCCAAATGA
- a CDS encoding SseB family protein: protein MIDGKMELVKRIGSEEGELFVLISGCTRGPYVVCDEETYDDEVMMFFEEAAAKAEAEKLAGEKIPVTVLKLGNRQMLLFFTNLYTMGVNALKICYGGEESLVQLEEIVKRRDKKEMPDGSVWVENPELHLTALYFAQELRTQSDEDTPKRLAELQEELASHFKKASFIFALQKDGQGTPMVKMKDGEKYQPVFTDALEFKRFNHEDQFRPVIVEADQIPKVLDKTARGVILNIMGVNLPLAVSRAD from the coding sequence ATGATAGATGGAAAGATGGAATTGGTAAAACGGATCGGCAGCGAGGAAGGCGAGCTTTTTGTCCTGATCTCAGGCTGCACCCGCGGGCCCTATGTGGTGTGTGATGAGGAAACCTACGACGATGAGGTGATGATGTTTTTTGAGGAGGCAGCGGCTAAGGCGGAGGCTGAGAAGCTGGCAGGGGAGAAGATCCCGGTGACGGTGTTAAAGCTGGGGAACCGGCAGATGCTTTTGTTCTTTACAAACCTGTACACTATGGGGGTCAATGCGCTTAAGATCTGTTATGGCGGGGAGGAATCCCTGGTGCAGCTTGAGGAGATCGTGAAGCGGCGTGACAAAAAGGAGATGCCGGACGGATCGGTCTGGGTGGAGAACCCGGAGCTGCATCTGACGGCCCTGTATTTTGCCCAGGAGCTGAGGACCCAGTCCGATGAGGATACGCCGAAGCGGCTGGCGGAGCTGCAGGAAGAGCTGGCGTCCCATTTTAAGAAGGCCAGCTTTATCTTCGCCCTTCAGAAGGACGGGCAGGGCACGCCCATGGTCAAGATGAAGGACGGGGAGAAATACCAGCCTGTCTTTACGGATGCCCTGGAGTTTAAGCGCTTTAATCATGAGGATCAGTTCCGCCCGGTCATTGTGGAAGCGGATCAGATCCCAAAGGTCCTGGATAAGACGGCAAGAGGCGTGATCTTAAACATCATGGGAGTCAATCTGCCCCTGGCTGTGAGCCGGGCGGATTGA
- a CDS encoding transporter substrate-binding domain-containing protein, with product MKQRFSFRYKFMVITVLTVLLSFFTVISGAAEEGQKALRVAFPQVEGFTMTAPDGTRYGLVVDFLEEISKYTGWEYEYIETNSDTLLEDCAEGKFDLIGGSYYLEGLEKYMAYPDYNCGYSRQVLMARRDDDSVRSYDLGTLNGKVIGVYDRATENIRRLKEFLGINGLDCELRYYSYDDVTRWGSLKPALEGGEVDLLMGNSSDATEDVQLVVSFDSQPFYIVAMPGDQQTLTELNMALQRIYDADPEFAAKVYAENFEAVTSGARVLNEKEQEYVAQKKTVTVAVPKDWHPLFCLNNEDGHKGLVPDVLEAVSEFSGLEFTYVYGDSYAEALELMQRGEADMMGFFAGTDEDAAFYGLALSQPYVDLDCILVRNKESGYPDEGLTGAVMEGRTFPKNIIADHVEYYVDTSEALRDVNRGRVDFYYGLSFHLEYIIQQKNYSNLVQVNLINDSQEICFALQRPAKSELLTIMNKALNSLTEEQKATISSRNIVSIAASEMTLSSIIYGNPTLAVSVVVVFMAMILFVVILIFRSRIRAVRMRNELEKAEADNRAKSEFLSRMSHEIRTPMNAIVGFTDLIEMMDDLPSNARENLEKIKSSSKYLLSLINDILDMSRIESGKMEISREPFSMGRLLGDIESMMTAEAKNRGIRFWLEKDIRDDGLAGDAIRLRQVILNLLSNAFKFTPEGGTVRLCVTEEPVAEAGPVFTIHVIDNGIGIEKKDQERIFQSFEQVGSNVAKSQGTGLGLAISYHIVQAMGSCLKLDSEPGMGSDFYFTVTLEKDDSPASSRSEESTGNLQDMLLRPDIKILDGVKILVAEDNDLNAEIVVEMLSMQGAVAVRADNGKKALEVFKDSGTDEFKVILMDIMMPEMNGLEATRAIRALERKDAAGIPIIAMTANAFKQDEEDAMKAGMSGFLSKPIDVTKLFEVLCSVREPQDI from the coding sequence ATGAAGCAGAGATTCAGCTTTCGATATAAATTTATGGTCATTACGGTACTTACAGTATTGTTGTCTTTTTTTACAGTGATATCCGGGGCAGCCGAGGAGGGACAAAAAGCTCTCCGCGTGGCATTTCCGCAGGTGGAGGGCTTCACCATGACGGCGCCGGATGGGACGCGTTATGGGCTTGTTGTGGATTTCCTGGAGGAGATCTCCAAGTATACCGGCTGGGAGTATGAATATATAGAGACCAACAGCGATACCCTGCTGGAGGATTGTGCAGAGGGGAAGTTTGATCTGATAGGCGGCAGTTACTATTTGGAAGGCCTGGAAAAATATATGGCTTATCCCGATTACAACTGCGGTTACAGCCGCCAGGTTCTGATGGCGCGCAGGGACGATGACAGTGTGAGGAGCTATGATCTGGGAACGCTCAATGGAAAGGTGATCGGCGTATATGATCGTGCTACGGAGAATATACGGCGTCTTAAGGAGTTTTTAGGGATCAATGGCCTGGACTGTGAGCTGCGTTATTATAGCTATGATGATGTAACAAGGTGGGGGTCTTTAAAGCCTGCGCTGGAGGGCGGCGAGGTGGATCTGCTTATGGGGAACAGCTCGGATGCCACGGAGGATGTTCAGCTTGTGGTTTCCTTTGATTCCCAGCCGTTTTATATCGTTGCCATGCCGGGAGACCAGCAGACCCTGACAGAGCTTAACATGGCGCTGCAGCGGATCTATGATGCGGACCCTGAATTTGCAGCAAAGGTGTATGCTGAGAATTTTGAGGCAGTGACCAGTGGTGCAAGAGTGCTCAATGAGAAGGAACAGGAGTATGTTGCTCAGAAGAAGACGGTAACAGTTGCAGTCCCAAAGGACTGGCATCCTCTGTTCTGTCTCAATAACGAAGACGGGCACAAAGGCCTGGTGCCGGATGTGCTGGAAGCAGTATCGGAATTTTCCGGATTGGAATTTACCTATGTGTATGGTGACAGTTATGCGGAGGCCCTGGAGCTAATGCAGCGGGGAGAGGCGGATATGATGGGATTTTTCGCCGGTACTGATGAGGATGCTGCATTTTACGGTCTTGCGCTGTCTCAGCCCTATGTGGATCTGGACTGTATCCTGGTGCGCAACAAGGAGTCGGGTTATCCGGACGAGGGGCTTACGGGAGCTGTGATGGAAGGGAGGACCTTCCCTAAGAATATCATTGCGGACCATGTGGAATATTACGTGGATACAAGCGAAGCGTTGAGGGATGTAAACCGGGGCAGGGTGGATTTTTATTATGGCCTGTCATTTCATCTGGAGTATATCATCCAGCAGAAAAATTACTCCAATCTGGTGCAGGTAAACCTGATCAATGACAGCCAGGAGATCTGTTTCGCGCTTCAGAGGCCTGCGAAGTCGGAGCTTCTCACGATCATGAACAAGGCGCTCAACAGCCTGACAGAGGAGCAGAAGGCGACCATCAGCAGCCGGAACATCGTATCCATCGCTGCATCTGAGATGACGCTTTCCAGTATTATTTACGGCAATCCAACGCTTGCAGTTTCTGTGGTTGTGGTGTTTATGGCGATGATCCTGTTCGTGGTCATCCTGATCTTCCGCTCCCGGATCCGTGCGGTCCGTATGCGCAACGAGCTGGAGAAGGCGGAAGCGGATAACCGGGCAAAGAGCGAATTCCTGTCGCGGATGAGCCATGAGATCCGCACCCCCATGAATGCGATCGTAGGATTCACAGATCTGATAGAAATGATGGACGACCTGCCGTCAAATGCCAGGGAGAATTTAGAGAAGATCAAATCCTCCTCCAAATATCTGTTAAGCCTGATCAATGATATCCTGGATATGAGCCGGATTGAGAGTGGGAAGATGGAAATATCCAGGGAACCGTTTTCTATGGGCCGGTTGCTTGGTGATATTGAGAGTATGATGACGGCAGAGGCAAAAAACAGAGGGATAAGGTTCTGGCTGGAAAAGGACATTCGGGATGATGGTCTGGCAGGAGACGCCATACGTCTTCGGCAGGTGATTTTGAACCTGCTGTCTAATGCTTTTAAGTTTACTCCGGAGGGCGGAACTGTCCGGCTTTGTGTGACCGAGGAGCCGGTGGCAGAAGCGGGACCTGTATTTACGATCCATGTCATTGACAATGGGATCGGTATCGAAAAGAAGGATCAGGAGCGTATTTTCCAGAGCTTTGAGCAGGTTGGTTCCAATGTGGCCAAATCCCAGGGGACAGGGCTGGGTCTGGCGATCAGTTATCATATTGTCCAGGCTATGGGAAGCTGTCTGAAGCTGGATAGTGAGCCGGGAATGGGCAGCGATTTTTATTTTACGGTAACTCTTGAAAAAGATGATTCGCCGGCATCCAGCCGGAGTGAAGAATCTACAGGAAATCTGCAGGATATGCTGCTCAGACCAGATATAAAAATATTGGATGGTGTGAAGATCCTGGTGGCAGAGGACAATGACCTGAATGCAGAGATTGTAGTGGAGATGCTTTCCATGCAGGGAGCTGTGGCTGTCAGGGCAGATAATGGAAAGAAAGCCCTGGAGGTATTTAAAGACAGCGGTACGGACGAGTTCAAGGTGATCCTGATGGATATCATGATGCCTGAGATGAACGGCCTGGAGGCGACCCGGGCGATCCGTGCCCTGGAGCGGAAGGATGCTGCTGGGATCCCGATCATCGCCATGACGGCGAATGCTTTTAAGCAGGATGAGGAGGACGCGATGAAGGCCGGGATGAGTGGATTTTTATCTAAGCCGATCGATGTAACAAAGCTGTTTGAAGTGCTTTGCAGTGTGAGGGAGCCGCAGGATATATGA
- a CDS encoding sensor domain-containing diguanylate cyclase has product MSDDKKKKRTITAIFLILLPLSALIIFLLARAEKKRTVMQAGYVMISEISKVQYAIDSRLLNAEILEMIVVNNHGTVTDFEMIAERLYDDDPAIRCLQLAPDGIVTYVYPLEGNESAFGSLFDHPDRKEDAGYARDTGRMTLSGPYELSQGGTGLVARNPIYLEDGQNGTAFWGFSVAVLNVPEIFNKAELETLSSRGYFYQIFKIRPENGEIQVITSNTDRDMPDAIKGAITVPNGTWYLNLRPKSGWVSWKNIVMESMIALILNTLFVLLAYGGLTILEQKRKMTELANTDSLTGLYNVRFFMATIKQLYECRQAFGVFYLDLNKFKEVNDQYGHDMGDRLLVEVAARIEGCLKKDDILFRIGGDEFSIIVAGTNPSTYYHALTERIVEQISTPFTVSDIVLYPGISCGYSRYPEDQSDIEKLIQEADRNMYAMKNR; this is encoded by the coding sequence ATGTCAGATGACAAAAAGAAAAAACGGACGATAACCGCCATATTTTTAATCCTGCTTCCGTTGTCTGCCCTTATCATATTCCTATTGGCAAGAGCAGAGAAAAAGAGGACGGTCATGCAGGCGGGATATGTCATGATCAGTGAGATCAGTAAGGTTCAATATGCGATTGATTCCCGGCTGTTAAATGCAGAAATACTTGAAATGATCGTAGTCAATAACCATGGCACGGTTACAGATTTTGAGATGATCGCGGAGCGTTTATATGATGATGACCCTGCAATCCGCTGTCTGCAGTTGGCGCCGGATGGAATCGTGACCTATGTGTATCCGCTGGAGGGCAACGAAAGTGCATTCGGCAGCCTTTTTGACCATCCGGACAGAAAAGAGGATGCCGGGTATGCCAGGGATACCGGCAGGATGACTCTGTCAGGACCGTATGAGCTTTCCCAGGGGGGCACTGGCCTGGTGGCCAGAAATCCCATTTATCTGGAGGATGGACAAAATGGGACTGCTTTTTGGGGGTTCAGTGTGGCTGTATTAAATGTGCCGGAAATATTTAATAAAGCAGAATTGGAAACCTTATCGTCCCGGGGCTATTTCTATCAGATATTCAAAATAAGACCTGAAAATGGGGAGATCCAGGTCATTACCAGCAACACAGACAGGGACATGCCGGATGCCATCAAGGGTGCGATCACAGTTCCAAATGGAACCTGGTACTTGAACCTGCGCCCTAAAAGCGGATGGGTCTCATGGAAAAACATAGTTATGGAGAGCATGATAGCCCTGATCTTAAATACGCTGTTTGTATTACTGGCCTATGGAGGGCTTACGATCCTCGAGCAAAAAAGAAAGATGACGGAACTGGCAAACACAGATTCACTTACCGGTTTATACAACGTCCGTTTCTTTATGGCAACAATAAAGCAGCTATATGAATGCAGGCAGGCATTTGGCGTTTTTTATCTGGATTTAAATAAATTTAAAGAAGTGAATGACCAGTATGGACATGATATGGGAGACAGGCTTCTTGTGGAGGTGGCGGCGCGGATCGAAGGCTGCCTTAAAAAAGACGACATACTGTTCCGCATAGGAGGGGACGAATTCTCTATCATAGTGGCAGGAACAAATCCCTCCACATATTATCATGCTCTGACAGAGCGGATCGTGGAGCAGATCTCCACGCCTTTTACCGTATCGGATATTGTATTGTATCCGGGAATAAGCTGCGGGTATTCCCGGTATCCGGAAGATCAGTCGGATATAGAAAAGCTGATTCAGGAGGCGGACAGGAATATGTATGCTATGAAAAACAGGTGA
- a CDS encoding LysR family transcriptional regulator: MRMTDWNLIQTLYECRSLTKAASLLYLTQPTLTKRLQAIEEELGVTIAVRGKQGVSFTPEGEYLAVKAVQFNNMMQEVKEHLISFSSQPGGVLTLGAPNSMARFAIPELLQEYRRLRPGVQFDFITTQSSHVCRLVEQGKADLGFINGEIPFQGKRLLYKTEQAYIASSEALDMDHLEKYTYITYIKDSYTQQIIEQWWNEHYYTPLPRGLTVRHADICKEMILKGLGYTVFFAWDYMADYPQFIHPLCHRDGSPLLRNTWLIYTENSIRKPQVDDFIRCITAHAAAAPELSLNPPGSQPGAD, from the coding sequence ATGAGAATGACCGACTGGAACTTGATCCAGACATTATATGAATGCCGCAGCCTCACAAAAGCTGCCTCCCTCCTCTACCTGACCCAGCCCACCCTGACCAAGCGTTTGCAGGCCATCGAGGAAGAACTGGGCGTGACCATCGCGGTCCGCGGAAAGCAGGGAGTGTCCTTCACGCCCGAGGGAGAATACCTGGCAGTCAAGGCCGTACAATTTAACAATATGATGCAGGAGGTAAAGGAACATCTCATAAGCTTCAGCTCCCAGCCAGGCGGCGTCCTTACCCTGGGCGCGCCCAATTCCATGGCGCGTTTTGCGATCCCGGAGCTGCTGCAGGAGTATCGCCGCCTGCGTCCCGGCGTCCAGTTTGATTTTATAACCACCCAGAGCAGCCATGTGTGCCGCCTGGTGGAACAGGGTAAAGCGGATCTTGGATTTATCAACGGGGAGATCCCGTTTCAGGGAAAACGCCTGCTCTATAAGACAGAGCAGGCGTATATTGCCAGCAGTGAGGCGCTGGATATGGATCATTTGGAGAAATATACTTATATCACTTACATTAAAGATTCCTACACACAGCAGATCATCGAACAGTGGTGGAACGAGCACTACTACACGCCCCTTCCCCGCGGGCTGACGGTGCGGCACGCGGACATCTGCAAAGAAATGATCTTAAAGGGCCTGGGCTACACGGTGTTCTTCGCCTGGGATTACATGGCGGACTATCCCCAGTTCATCCACCCGCTCTGTCACCGGGACGGCAGCCCGCTGCTCCGCAACACCTGGCTTATATACACGGAAAATTCCATCCGCAAGCCGCAGGTAGATGATTTTATACGCTGCATCACAGCTCACGCCGCTGCCGCGCCTGAACTGTCCCTCAATCCGCCCGGCTCACAGCCAGGGGCAGATTGA
- a CDS encoding ATP-binding protein, translating into MYKEIPGSYRRWNPLFITMVVLSLTGAFIIGISAIQSIRSNVRSTTVQVIREITNSKSQMLVAILKESERNLNNLAITLNAVEDDRMEADVLQRFENDLLRGLTIMDRQGQALYGTDEAYLLKGIPAGFARQVEADGFAMSDPLIGVDGDRLLLFGTVLNDEYTLYASLSADSIQRACGETTYLGEGYSYILGRDGQIIVPPIRYSYEQVYQNIRDLLVNKDNSFEKVKGFVETLDAGATGSVVFQVDGQEQLFCFAPLDGGKDWQFVTVVSLSAVEQDGMRIIRTSMVMAAVIIGVVVAALAAGVYFYWSMQRRRQENDRFLLSIYQAISENTDTVIYILNDKGPVPDYVFENSERVLGIPAETFLHKERQGQASEFRDRLQSLLEEPWPKERCQRELHAYNDCLLQDMWLKVLICPFRLSGDAKCIYAITDVTQEHNDQEKIEAAVVAAEQANAAKSSFFSNMSHEMRTPMNAITGMTAIAKRNVNDPERVLDCLSKIEISSRHLLGLINDVLDMSKIENGKLALVSEPFDLRELLKGLEAIIRPQCESKRQSLSFIIDISHPGLIGDTLRLNQIFMNLLSNAMKFTPDGGTISFTVWEREQRADSTFFRFTVTDNGIGIEPEAQKYIFTPFERTDNMTVSQIEGTGLGLAITKNLISAMGGQIALESVPGQGSSFVVDLDLHTQEGGEAEQAVFEIMEWDEAAFTGRRILLAEDNAINQEIAVEMLSTYGAEVETAEDGKQTFEKFASSEPGYYDAILMDIQMPVMNGYEATRAIRACRHPQAKTIPIIAMTANVFAEDVLSAKNAGMDAHIGKPIELPRLYQVLMEKMEERSY; encoded by the coding sequence GTGTATAAAGAGATACCGGGCAGTTACCGCCGTTGGAATCCTCTGTTTATCACCATGGTTGTTCTTTCTTTAACAGGAGCATTTATAATCGGGATCTCAGCCATCCAAAGCATACGTTCCAATGTGCGCAGTACCACTGTCCAGGTGATCCGGGAGATTACAAACAGCAAAAGCCAGATGCTTGTGGCGATTTTAAAGGAGTCGGAACGGAATCTTAACAATCTGGCTATTACGCTTAACGCGGTGGAGGATGATCGGATGGAGGCTGATGTGCTGCAACGGTTTGAGAACGATTTGCTCCGCGGACTAACGATCATGGACCGGCAGGGCCAGGCGCTGTACGGTACAGATGAGGCCTATTTGTTAAAGGGAATCCCGGCTGGATTTGCGCGGCAGGTGGAAGCCGACGGTTTTGCCATGTCTGATCCTCTGATTGGCGTGGATGGCGACCGTCTTCTGCTATTTGGGACGGTTCTTAATGATGAGTATACGCTCTATGCCAGTCTGTCTGCTGACTCTATACAGAGGGCCTGCGGTGAGACGACCTATCTCGGAGAAGGGTACAGCTATATTTTGGGGCGGGATGGCCAGATCATTGTTCCGCCGATCCGCTACAGCTATGAGCAGGTCTATCAGAATATCCGAGATCTCCTGGTCAATAAGGATAATTCTTTTGAGAAGGTCAAAGGTTTTGTTGAGACTTTGGATGCAGGGGCCACCGGATCGGTGGTCTTTCAGGTGGATGGACAGGAACAGCTCTTTTGTTTCGCACCCCTTGACGGGGGAAAGGACTGGCAGTTTGTCACAGTGGTTTCTTTAAGTGCGGTGGAGCAGGATGGGATGCGGATCATCCGGACCTCTATGGTTATGGCTGCTGTTATCATCGGCGTTGTCGTGGCAGCTCTGGCGGCCGGTGTTTATTTCTACTGGTCCATGCAGAGAAGGAGGCAGGAAAATGACCGGTTTTTACTTAGTATCTATCAGGCCATTTCGGAGAATACGGATACGGTTATTTATATTCTCAACGATAAAGGCCCTGTGCCGGACTATGTGTTTGAAAACAGTGAGCGGGTGTTAGGCATTCCTGCTGAAACATTTTTACATAAAGAAAGGCAGGGACAGGCCAGTGAATTCAGAGACAGGCTGCAGTCGCTTTTGGAGGAGCCATGGCCGAAGGAGAGGTGCCAGCGGGAACTGCACGCCTATAACGATTGCCTGCTCCAGGACATGTGGCTGAAGGTGCTGATCTGCCCGTTTCGTCTGAGCGGCGATGCCAAATGCATCTATGCCATTACGGATGTGACCCAGGAGCACAATGACCAGGAGAAGATCGAAGCTGCGGTGGTTGCGGCAGAGCAGGCAAATGCTGCAAAAAGCAGCTTTTTCTCCAACATGTCCCATGAGATGCGCACGCCGATGAACGCAATTACAGGGATGACGGCCATAGCAAAACGCAACGTGAACGATCCGGAACGGGTGCTGGACTGCTTAAGCAAGATTGAGATTTCTTCCAGACATTTGCTTGGACTCATTAACGATGTACTGGACATGAGCAAGATTGAAAACGGTAAATTGGCGTTGGTCAGCGAGCCCTTCGACCTTCGTGAACTTCTAAAAGGATTGGAAGCCATTATACGACCGCAATGTGAATCGAAGCGGCAAAGCCTGAGCTTTATTATTGACATCAGCCATCCGGGATTGATAGGAGATACGCTGCGCCTGAACCAGATTTTTATGAATCTGCTTTCTAATGCAATGAAATTTACTCCCGATGGCGGAACCATATCGTTTACTGTGTGGGAGCGGGAGCAGCGTGCAGATTCTACCTTTTTCCGGTTCACAGTCACGGACAACGGCATTGGTATCGAACCGGAGGCGCAGAAGTATATTTTCACTCCGTTTGAACGCACAGACAACATGACGGTCAGCCAGATCGAAGGAACCGGTCTGGGCCTGGCCATCACGAAAAACCTGATCTCCGCCATGGGCGGTCAGATTGCCCTGGAGAGCGTTCCGGGCCAGGGATCCTCTTTTGTGGTGGATCTGGATCTGCACACACAGGAAGGCGGGGAGGCAGAACAGGCTGTTTTCGAGATTATGGAATGGGATGAAGCTGCTTTTACTGGCAGACGTATCCTTCTGGCGGAGGACAACGCCATCAATCAGGAGATAGCGGTAGAAATGTTGAGCACTTATGGCGCGGAGGTGGAGACTGCAGAGGATGGGAAGCAGACGTTTGAGAAGTTTGCCTCCTCGGAGCCGGGGTATTATGATGCGATCTTAATGGATATTCAGATGCCTGTCATGAACGGGTATGAAGCCACCAGGGCAATCCGTGCCTGCAGACATCCGCAGGCGAAGACCATCCCGATTATCGCCATGACGGCAAATGTGTTTGCAGAAGATGTCCTTTCTGCCAAGAATGCGGGTATGGACGCCCATATCGGCAAACCTATCGAATTGCCGCGGTTGTATCAGGTGTTGATGGAGAAGATGGAGGAAAGATCATATTAA
- a CDS encoding extracellular solute-binding protein, producing MAAEMRAENKNNGRLVMKMRKRCSVMLTIISLLMTFLSGCGKAGEPNDLQLASKKPEKIVINLFTAIDGVEGSGASLYRKMIADYNAQSDTVEIRASGLSTAEGYNEALRNRLENPKDVDLFIVNADMVKEFNEKGYFYDLSDQPVFQELNDTARQQAVVNGTAYCLPTKMTAYGLCVNVGLLREYGLEPPQNEEEFLNCCAILKENGITPIGINRWYAMTVPAMARGLYPIYQSENKEEIIAGLNDGSIKIGDYMLEGFRFFKELVDKGYYGDGLTAEYVDSIKANSTDWENFRGGKVAFTVFTTSKEPDIEMYAPELEYIMQGIPALPDGTVSLPAISTRLCVNAGGQHVAESLEVLEYLTVHEKNELNRGTKGDLPVFQNEEFDLNPSLQAVYNDFCSPGQIPIEDMSLRFDYWGTIRTLCLDIIGGLTPEEAAAEYDRIQLEAVDASYP from the coding sequence ATGGCGGCTGAGATGCGGGCAGAGAACAAGAACAATGGAAGGCTGGTTATGAAGATGAGAAAACGTTGCAGCGTCATGTTGACTATAATCTCTCTGTTGATGACGTTTTTATCCGGCTGTGGGAAGGCCGGAGAGCCCAATGATTTACAACTGGCGTCTAAGAAACCGGAGAAGATCGTGATCAATCTGTTTACTGCTATCGATGGAGTAGAGGGTTCCGGCGCCAGTCTCTACCGGAAGATGATCGCTGATTACAACGCCCAGAGTGATACCGTTGAAATCCGGGCCAGCGGCCTTTCCACTGCGGAGGGGTATAATGAGGCGCTGAGAAATCGGCTGGAGAACCCAAAAGATGTGGATTTGTTTATAGTGAATGCGGATATGGTCAAGGAGTTCAATGAAAAAGGCTATTTTTATGACCTTTCAGATCAGCCTGTTTTTCAGGAACTCAATGATACAGCCCGGCAGCAGGCAGTTGTAAATGGTACGGCATACTGCCTTCCTACTAAAATGACCGCGTATGGACTTTGTGTCAACGTGGGGCTTTTGCGGGAGTATGGATTGGAGCCGCCTCAAAATGAAGAGGAATTCTTAAACTGCTGCGCGATCCTTAAAGAAAACGGGATAACGCCCATTGGAATCAACCGGTGGTACGCCATGACAGTACCTGCTATGGCGAGGGGACTTTATCCTATATACCAATCTGAGAATAAGGAAGAGATCATCGCCGGTCTCAACGACGGCAGCATTAAGATTGGCGATTATATGCTGGAAGGTTTCCGTTTCTTTAAAGAACTGGTGGACAAGGGGTACTACGGTGACGGTCTGACAGCAGAGTATGTGGATAGTATTAAGGCCAACAGCACTGACTGGGAGAATTTCAGGGGTGGAAAAGTGGCTTTTACAGTATTTACTACCAGTAAGGAGCCTGATATTGAGATGTATGCGCCGGAATTGGAATATATTATGCAGGGCATTCCGGCTCTGCCGGATGGCACGGTAAGCCTGCCTGCCATCAGTACTCGTCTGTGCGTCAACGCCGGAGGACAGCATGTGGCTGAGTCTCTGGAAGTGCTGGAATATTTGACCGTCCATGAAAAGAACGAGTTGAACAGGGGGACCAAGGGGGATCTGCCGGTATTCCAAAATGAGGAATTTGATTTAAACCCCAGTCTGCAGGCGGTTTATAATGACTTCTGTTCACCCGGACAGATCCCCATTGAAGACATGTCGCTCCGTTTTGATTATTGGGGAACGATCCGGACATTGTGTCTGGATATTATCGGTGGACTTACGCCGGAGGAAGCTGCAGCAGAATATGACCGCATTCAGCTTGAGGCTGTGGATGCCAGTTATCCTTGA